Part of the Vanessa atalanta chromosome 1, ilVanAtal1.2, whole genome shotgun sequence genome is shown below.
AAAATGACTGTTTTCATTATgagcaaaatttttaaaacaaattaactttaaaacgttctaatttcaaaataacgtttcaaaaactaagaaaataatcgtaaatttatttttatgtaattaatttacaatcaaGTATTTTTAGCAATTGGCAAAaacaagttaatttatatattgttgacTCATCAACAGAAATATGTTTATCGATTGAGTGTcgtcatgtaaatatatataacataacaactAATAAATcactataaacacaatttaatatgACCACGAGTGTGAGCCGAGTGACCACATTTCTTGCCCGTGGTCGGTCAGCAAGAGCAAGATTTGCTTGAACTTGTGTCGCGATTATTTTCTCCGTTTGCGATCTTGTGGTCGAGGGCGAATCCATCGCCGTCTTTATCGCTGCTTTGAAGCAGTTTGTCGTTTAGAAGAAtctggaaaaaaatattgttgttattatcatttggtctaataaataaactaaataatccTGTGGATATGGTCATATTTATAAGAACACTTTAGCGATATTGCGTCTAACAAAACTTTGTAGATTCcataatttattgtgtattatgTTAATTGGAAtgcaataaatatgaataaataaataaacaataacttttattgaacTAGTAACTTTTgttacgttgtttttttttattcgtattttctTATAAACTACCAATTATATGAATATGGAACGATTATATTTAGGTTATAGTAGATCCAGACAGCTATACAGTAAGTTTTTACGGCGCATtgtatttattagatataagtTTAGTTTACTTTGTCAACACAATAAGAGAGAGAGTTTTACCGGTGGATGTAAACAAAATGCATACAAAAATATCGCGACAATTCATAATACCGaatataacatttgaaatagtATATTACAAGATCCGCGAATACGCGTACGTACGTACGGACAGGGCCGGTTTATCCATTAATCAGTGTAGGCCACTCTCTAGGTAGGTAagccaaatatttttcttacttgAATAgcatatattcttaattatgaataaaattgcaGTGTGGTAGAACTTTTTTAAAAAGGATAAACATGCTCCGAAAAGTAGGTACACTGCCTAGGGGCCCGACATCGTCAATCCGGCTCTGAGTAGAGATACATACTCAATCGTAATAGATACTCAATCTAAAACCGTATTTGcttatatcacattatttaaattaaaagagctTAAGTCTCACAGGTACCTTATTATTACCCACGAGAAGTCGAGACAGTAAGTCAAAACTACACACAAagcaatttaacatttattgccATAGaggcttaaaaataaaagatacggCATTAAGAAATGACGAAACAATATCATAAACGtttacatagaaatataatgagcttaaaatatttgtaggaaTTATTTGTCGCCGGCGTGCGAGACGACACCGCAATCCTAATGCATTCGgaaacattaaaatagtttCGACCGTGTTATCTCAACCAATCAGTTTGTCATTTAAACTACGGATCGCTTTCAATTTAAACAGATCCTATCGTATTTTATTGGATACGTGATATGTAAAAAATGACCACCCCGAAAAACTCCCATAAAACCCCACTATCggttgatattaaatttaaatttttcgaaCTCTTAAATAGTTacctataaaaattaattatgtccTTATTAAATGTAGCATCCATTTCTcgtattatgttattgtttattatacaacattatgtcgataaactattaaatgtatacaaaatgcgattataaaattataacaagcaTTTATAATGACATGGTAACACAACAttgtataatactattaatgacgctattaatttaaagatttcaCAACATCGTCGGAACCACATTCCAAAGTAACACAagattatgtaggtatatacaaatatatatatatatacacataattcattgttttaaaattatttgacacgTATTGCTTATTATAAAGCTTGCGAAGGCGTCATTATTACgatgtgatttatttaaaaaattaggtATTTTGAAGGAATGAAGAAGGACAAAATATCATAGTGTACTtacgtattaataatttaaaaaaactataatatgatatttctcataatatatgtaacacataaataatttaatatccaaatatttatattaaattatttataataaacattcagCAGTGATTCTAAACAAAGTATTATCGCGTTAGTTACGACAATATTAAGTGGAAAGTCAATTTTATCGTGGGATGTAACCATCCTTAACATTATGTATTTTCTAGAAGCAACGAAaccagtttaattatttaaccatCGGACCAAAATAAAAGACGAGTCTCAACCTCTCATGTGACTTTTACGCAAGATACGATTACTAGAAtgcttataaattatctttattaaggAATTGTTAGATAACTATTCGTGATACAATAGAAACGTCTACGtagtatacatttaaaatgctATTTTCACGGaatgtaactttttaaaaagttcGCGGTAAAGagtaaaacaaaacacatatgcctttatatattaatttattttattgtttttaattatgcacaaacgtttaattattatctttattgtcgccttttttggatttttttttaatcatctgGATTTAAATCCAAAATACTGACCTAgatattcgaaattcgaaagtaacttcCATGAACATGACAGcgaatatattcatattctcagtctgatatataaataataaataacgaagATATTATCAAACTGGGTTATTAAAGGATTAAACGgtacttaacatttaaaaaaaaaaataacattatgaaataataatgagctatatatacttataaggtatgtagataaaataaaatacggtttttttttttaataatcttccTACATGATTATacttctcttttttttaaatacgactTAACGGCACTGTAACACTTAACACACACGTAGTGCGATAATTTGAAAACCactatagtataatataataccgtaaaatttttaatatttaatattaattaatattaaatattaataataaaaaaaaattacatacaatacCCTGTTTTTTAGCGCACtatagttacataaaatatatattaaaatattaaaaagttaaaaaaatatttcttcttttgaataaaacaataccATTTATGAATATATCGTATATccgttaagttaatttatttgttgatttcttaAATATTGTCATTCAAACATAAATCGTTGTCCCAAAAGATACCGGTTGTACCGCTCCATTTTAACATCTTTCTTAGTAACGATGGATTGAGCctccaatttaaaaataataaattaaataaaccctactaaaaagtaacttaactgctttatttattaaaaaaaactgtttatatattttaactctaaaataatataataagatgaTTATTATTGTAAGCGACGTAATATTGCTAAAGTAAGTATAATTCacacagaaatattttaaataatgtcaaaCTTTGTCATATGAATAATGAAGTATTTCATACCAGTATGACCTATATCCTAAAAATAGCCTTTCTTGATTAGGTGACGATCTTAAGACGATGAGGAAAGACATAATAAATATCTCACCTTATTAACTAATGAACGAGCCGCATCCTCAATGTTGATGTTCTCCTTAGCGGAGGTCTCGAACCAGCCTGCGAATCCTTTCTCCCGGCAATACTCATCCATTTTCGCTGGTGAATTCACTATACCTTCTTTTTGCTGATCACACTGTAGGATAAAACAACaccacatacatttttatttgatcgCCAAACATATACTAGTCTTAGTTGTAACAAAAAAGCATATTTGGTAAATATGGTATTTCTTGACGccaagttataataatttattgaagcgTTCTgcataaattcattatttattcttagaAATCAATACCGTTAATAAACTGGCATGCACTTTTTAATGTGGTAAGTATGTAAATTAGAATAAATCCGAACAGCATAAAAGTAACGGATTTTTTAAGGGTAAGAATATTATTACCGGTTTATAAAATGTTGTCTGAACCTTATAGAGACATTAAAAAAGGAAGATACTAAATGTTATATCTTGCAAATGTCACCCAATATGGACCAATATTTGGCTTACAAGATAACTTACACATGTactgttaaaatgtatttaaaacgttatttatttccttggaaactataaatagatatattatattcaccTTGTTAGCCAACAGTATACACGGTATAGGCGACCCGTCAGGCAACTGCACTTTGGTGTCCAAGTCGTTCTTCCACTTGACCACTGCGTCGAATGTGGCGACGCGGGATACATCGAACACTATGAACGCTCCCACAGCCTCCTTGTAGTATACGCGTGTCATGTTCCCAAAACGCTCTTGacctataattaaatttattattgttacttcttgtatgtatcttttatttatccCTAAAAGGAAAACGCCTCTGCTATTTCGAGTAATGAATACGATCTGTGGATCAATCTCTACGAAAACATTTTAGAACTCGACGACAATTCGTAAAATACCTTTAAATCATCTATTGATATGTGAtatacatcaaaaataaaattgataagagTAAATGATGCAGCaaattacttacatacatacactaAAGAGGAACCATTATTAGTAATGACATAAACATCagcaaataaattatcattagaaTCATAAAAATCCAAGAAAACATTAAACCCATGTCATCcatgttaactttttttatattcaaaatgtcaaatgttttaattttaattttgtctagttgaattttattacttttaaaaattacattaaaactattttaagctaagctataattatataataaaatattaatgcatgcaaataaatcgtaaaaaaaagtataaaatttgtaGCAGAATATAAGAGAAGTAACTATTCTTTAAAAGCCTTGCCAACTTccaaaataatacatagaaaatattgtttctatatatgttatgtatgtatatcagcttATATACTTATGTTTCAGCCCAGAATAATTTCATCAATGTATTGACATTAGTAATAAGAAGCACAGGAGATTTTGGTCAGTTATAGAAAAGTGTATACTGGGActgatttaatgaaaaaaaaaatctttcaggGATATACTTATTTCGGATTGAAGAATAATCTTACAATTTCAGTGGATTTTATAGAAAACAAGAAACCGAATAATTATAGTATGAGAATCTCAATCGGTAAAATATCACGATGAAGGTTTATTTCTATACCCTAAAAGCATTATGACGGTTTTAATTTATGGAGATGATCTGAGATAGGCATAAAGCTGAAGTGGCAGCAGGCCGGCACATCTTTAGCAAAACTAATAACCCATGACCCTTGACAAATTCTTGATTGGAAGCTAAAGATGTGCTTTACAAACGTGAGAGAATATTTTCAGTCTTGATAAGAAAATAAGAACGATATTGATAGGCGTGCCGTTGTCAAGCAGTCGACATAGACTGATGATGATAATTAGAATGAAATGTAGAGCAATCATTACATATAAGTTAACaacaattaacaatatattttccaaaattaCCTTTCATAGTACAGGacagataaatttattaaaagatgtttttttattaaaacatacctGCAATGTCCCATAATTGTAGACGTATAACGGTGTTCGCGTCCCAATTGAGAACTTTAAGTGCGAAGTCGACTCCAATCGTCGCTCGATAGTGCTGGCTGAAGAACTGGTGCACGTATCTCTTAATGATAGAAGTCTTCCCCGTACCAAGTTCTCCGATCACGAGGATTTTGTATAAATGTTCTCGCCTCTCACCACCCCCAGATGCAgactaaaacaaacaataaaagtcAGACAAAGAGTTCACGATTAGATTTAAGCAAGTGCAGGATTTGGCGAAGCATTTTGTGGCTAAAACTCTCGaagtattttaaacaattattacatttgtGAATATGTATGATGTTTATAATGATGTCCTTCTGACTGAATCTGCCCATAGTGGCCTTTCTCAGAGGAAGTTAGCTGATTGTGCAAGAGATAGTGCATTGAAACATATACACGAACTCTCTTTGCCCTCACAGTCATAATCTGATGGAACGGCAATCCGACTACGACTTTACTTGCTTTCCAAGTTATCCGtagtttgaaaattatattataatgtccCCTTTCGAACAACATTCGAACTTCAGGTTGCCATCGAGAATTCCTTGACCAACGAACTCGATACCTTTTCTAAGAAACCGACCCACGTTTTGAACGTAAGAGCATTGAGATCAAACACATATACAGGcagttatcattttaataaactacGTTTGTAACTGTCAAATGTTCTCTTAACGGTGTATTTACTGTGAAATAGTGCAATATAGTTTTCAATAATTTctcagattattttattttatataaaaatatattaatgagaaAAGCGGTCATTTTAACCGACCTAGTATGAAAATTATACTGAAGAAGCCATAGTAGCTCGTCGTTAACGCGGTGGGAAGAATTACTGAGTAAATCACATAATACTTtttccttataatttttttattatattaaatataaatagttttacactttatttaagttgttgagacaattataaaacttattaccaTCTCAAATgagttaaaatgtattttataagacTCCTTTTAGCAAAAAAATCGCTTTTCGGGGCAGGAAATTTAAGCATATTGAACGTTGAttgaaatattacaaagaattattaataattaaagaagcCGCAGATAAAGAATAAAGTAGGTACGACAAAAAGACGCCTTGATGAAGACTTGCCGAACGTCAATGACTTCAATTATATCAACCAAACAATAACATCTGTGTTGATAGTTTCGATTATTCTCAGCATTATTTTCGGATCCTGGCCTTACTCCATTTAGTTTGAGACAGAGTTCTGGTGATATTAAAGAGCTTAGCATTTATAGTTTTTCCCTTTGTACCCATTGGTTGAGACGAGGAGACTCTTTTCAACTTTACCCGAAACCACGAGGGCAaggtcaaattattattaatattttatataaatataaaagtagataTTTACAAGGGGTACTTTGAAATATCTtataaagcatttttatattttataaagcaaaattGACAAGTGTATGTCTAATTgttggtaaaaataaaatattgtatgtataaataatgctGTCCACTTAAATaactcttatgtaaataaataaaatgttaattttcaatGTTTACGTATTAATAATGAAGTGCATTAATGCATTAAATGGCATTTAGAATGAATTGATGTAAACCAATAGAAATACctggaataaataaaacataagtcATTaccgttttaatttatatgtacatatattagttaaatattaaatgactatttttacaataaaaacgataaatattatataacgtaaCGTAGACGAAGGGGCAAATTCCTTCCACAAAATCCAacgtagtaaaataaaaaagtaacaattaattgttacagtgtaacaaaaaaaaaacacaaaataaaactaaaatattttgaatatgtatcatttcgaagtaaaattaagaaaactGTTAACAAGAAACGATTATAATAAGGTTTCATAATCCGTAAAGTATATACTtacttagtttaaaattaaagcaaGGACTGAAAAACAATCTACCCACGATTTTAAGCTTAGCTAAAGCTTGTTTtgtcatttaatatttgtatgcaaTTTAAAGTTAGGTATATGCTTTTTAGTTGTGTCTTCTGACTTCTGAGCAGTAAGAACATTAGTCAAGTTTTATTGAGCTCTTTGTTGgattagtggctagcttattaGTCCACTGTTTTCGAACTCCCCAGGAGTTCTTAAATGGGTTCTGACAAGATAAAACATTTCTGcccttctttttttttctttaaattctcAGCAGCGTACGGAACTTTCGTCGttagcaatatttatttgttagttaGACAGTAAAtagtaggtaggttaggtagtATAGGCAGACTAACATAAATAGTTAGAGGGATTGTAAACTGTACGAAAATTGAGAATTCAATATACCGACGCAAAAATATGAAAAGCAATAACTGCCCTTCACAATTTTGCTACAttgttactattataaaataaaacacttagcCCAATGAAAtactattagaaaataatacatattaaatactacTAATATAGAATAGTAGGTAGTTCACTtctattataactaaatatagtACTTCTTTCCTAGAATTTCGCTGACTTTGATGTCGTCCGGACTAAACAAGTAGGTATAAAGATCGACCTCGAATGGTTAATTCCGCAGTTATCGTTAATTCATGTCAATTAACTTATGAACAGACATAATAGAAATGGATTCAAACCTACTCCGTGCGttaccataaataaattaacaagaatattttatgacagGCGTACTCCTACTAATTCTACtcatacgaaaatatttttcttatggtATATATAGAGATAGTGAATGCCGAATCGGTAatgttaaaattgataaaaacattaatatacatCATATTTTAGCACTTAACAAACtagctagttttattttactactaaaCTATATTGTAGGTATTATTCAATActgataattgtaaataaacttaaaaacacATCTCTTATTTTCGAACCtcaatgtctttttttttaaaagtttttgcaGAATGCACGTAGGCTCTACAAAATAAAGCCAAAGTTTGTAACAAatcaattagaaaaaaatattgtaatggaCCGAAATAACTCGCAAATCTTATCCGAAGATCGTTGTCTAATCTGCAAGCACCATTGAGTTTTAcgacttaatttgtatttctaacTCATCTTATGCTTACTGTGAatgaaacatcgtgaggaaatatttatatatatatatatatatatatatacatatatgtatgtataatgcatCCTTTAACCGGTTTTTAGATGTTATCATTAACCACGATCAAACACGATTGTCACATCACGATGGTTTAATGAGCAAATATTGCAAGAATGATATATGCAATGGAgatctttaataaatttcaattaccgttaatcattttaatacttAAGTTGGATTAAGATTAGACATTAACAGATATTCAGAAACACTAAgtcgaatattattaataattgtataatcggataagaatattacaaagttatttgttattaattacaagtaaagtataacattcttaaatttttaaatttagtcgtAAATTCGCTAACAAAcacaattagttttttattctatttgtagGCTAAAAAgcttttaagtattattaattaacaatgacgttttaaattttaatgttaatacgTGAAGCAGTAACTTTGTACTTCTTTTTACCAAAAAGACGCGTTGTATGAAATTTTCCACTTTTAAAGTTTATGGAGTGCAGAAAgctaatatttttctaaaatatgcataagaaatacattaaaaaataaattattaaagaaaaacataacaCATACTACGATACGTTTAACACACACCTATACgtttatctacataatatttaatgtgaaacattcatacatacgtatatattgCCAATGACAACACCCGCCATGTCAAAgatgaaattttttattttttattttagttgtgaCGAGGTATCGTCCAGTTGAGCCTCATTTTCATCTTTGACACTTGACTTTCTACGTATCATTCAAATCAACGCAtctaatattttagtaacaatgAGTTACGACCAATGGGCGACtactaatttaagtaaatttatgaatggaaatgttttatgaaattaGTACTTGACCTATCGTACTTTAAACGTGATTAAACTATTTCTACGAAGAGAATTATCGGCTATTACAATGTacaaacaacaaatataattataaacctatacataataataatacttaactaGTTCTTGTTAAGGTAAACTAAgacaacaatatttaacaagTTTTATAAGAGAAACAGTTCTAAAATTAGCCCATGTTAAGTTAaggtatttatgatattaatgtttatatcaaGTATATACGTTTTTCACattaaattaagcaatttttattattttagataattagtaaaatattccgGTTCAACGTTACAGGCGGTATTACCGATAAGACGGTCTTTGTACATTTTTCCTAGCTTTaattataactgtttttttataaacaaaccgtatattatttattttaaacatagatAAGTTAACATAATATTCAAACGTAACATATTCTTCTTCTTTGTTCTTTATTGAAATTGACAAAACTGCACCATGTATTTTACAGATAATATGTAAAATGAATCAAATATCTTCTCGTTAAAAACTCGCCTTATTATTTGACTAAAATGGGAGTAACGGttacaataaatctataaattaaattaataattgatctaAATCAAGCTCAAATCATTATGAAATCTTTATAAATCATTACGCAGCGTGAAACTCATCACACTTTGATGGCATTTAcggaaagatttattaaaatatcagcaaaataaataatattctcgaCATAAAATCgaagataaattatacaattagtagGTACGTGTCGTATTTATATGAATGTGATTTTGTTACAAGTTCTACGATACGAAGTAGGTACCTTACGGTTTTTgctatatagaattataatcgacatataattatttagaataaattgcGGATCACAAAACTCTTTAAAATCAactagatatttattaaacttacacTTTTGATCTGCTTGGGTGACATCTTCATTTATATTATCACGAAACACTAGAAGTAAAAAGACTAGCGTCTATGGAAGATTCTcgacaacaaaacaaaacattgcaTTCCGTCGCCTTCTTATACCAGACACTGTTTTTCttacttttaactttattttcttttattttttaatacttgtcACGTGGTCTTTAATTACTAGACTATTGCGTACTGGTTGAATCCATGACATTAAATTagcttagttttaaaatatattaccaaaCTATTTgccgtaatatttaaattactaaattttcACTCTTAACGATGT
Proteins encoded:
- the LOC125064314 gene encoding ras-related protein Rab-32 isoform X3, which produces MIKQLNKNTVHEQLLQQEKLVESRNRRKYSTMPANKNGKRYSQSASGGGERREHLYKILVIGELGTGKTSIIKRYVHQFFSQHYRATIGVDFALKVLNWDANTVIRLQLWDIAGQERFGNMTRVYYKEAVGAFIVFDVSRVATFDAVVKWKNDLDTKVQLPDGSPIPCILLANKCDQQKEGIVNSPAKMDEYCREKGFAGWFETSAKENINIEDAARSLVNKILLNDKLLQSSDKDGDGFALDHKIANGENNRDTSSSKSCSC
- the LOC125064314 gene encoding ras-related protein Rab-32 isoform X2; translated protein: MCSVTRMAAVIARETETCRRQKVFTASLKNSNEQQNSMSSRNYRNSKMSASGGGERREHLYKILVIGELGTGKTSIIKRYVHQFFSQHYRATIGVDFALKVLNWDANTVIRLQLWDIAGQERFGNMTRVYYKEAVGAFIVFDVSRVATFDAVVKWKNDLDTKVQLPDGSPIPCILLANKCDQQKEGIVNSPAKMDEYCREKGFAGWFETSAKENINIEDAARSLVNKILLNDKLLQSSDKDGDGFALDHKIANGENNRDTSSSKSCSC
- the LOC125064314 gene encoding ras-related protein Rab-32 isoform X5, producing the protein MMAEDAFEAQTNGRFSSASGGGERREHLYKILVIGELGTGKTSIIKRYVHQFFSQHYRATIGVDFALKVLNWDANTVIRLQLWDIAGQERFGNMTRVYYKEAVGAFIVFDVSRVATFDAVVKWKNDLDTKVQLPDGSPIPCILLANKCDQQKEGIVNSPAKMDEYCREKGFAGWFETSAKENINIEDAARSLVNKILLNDKLLQSSDKDGDGFALDHKIANGENNRDTSSSKSCSC
- the LOC125064314 gene encoding ras-related protein Rab-32 isoform X4, which translates into the protein MTFEENGDECYLTVCECCGFSAETSLLIPSASGGGERREHLYKILVIGELGTGKTSIIKRYVHQFFSQHYRATIGVDFALKVLNWDANTVIRLQLWDIAGQERFGNMTRVYYKEAVGAFIVFDVSRVATFDAVVKWKNDLDTKVQLPDGSPIPCILLANKCDQQKEGIVNSPAKMDEYCREKGFAGWFETSAKENINIEDAARSLVNKILLNDKLLQSSDKDGDGFALDHKIANGENNRDTSSSKSCSC
- the LOC125064314 gene encoding ras-related protein Rab-32 isoform X7; its protein translation is MPFSASGGGERREHLYKILVIGELGTGKTSIIKRYVHQFFSQHYRATIGVDFALKVLNWDANTVIRLQLWDIAGQERFGNMTRVYYKEAVGAFIVFDVSRVATFDAVVKWKNDLDTKVQLPDGSPIPCILLANKCDQQKEGIVNSPAKMDEYCREKGFAGWFETSAKENINIEDAARSLVNKILLNDKLLQSSDKDGDGFALDHKIANGENNRDTSSSKSCSC
- the LOC125064314 gene encoding ras-related protein Rab-32 isoform X6: MKMSPKQIKSSASGGGERREHLYKILVIGELGTGKTSIIKRYVHQFFSQHYRATIGVDFALKVLNWDANTVIRLQLWDIAGQERFGNMTRVYYKEAVGAFIVFDVSRVATFDAVVKWKNDLDTKVQLPDGSPIPCILLANKCDQQKEGIVNSPAKMDEYCREKGFAGWFETSAKENINIEDAARSLVNKILLNDKLLQSSDKDGDGFALDHKIANGENNRDTSSSKSCSC